In Candidatus Accumulibacter cognatus, the genomic window GTAACGGTGGACAATCTCGTCGTTCCAGGGCGGGCAGGGTCCATCGTAGCCGTAGTAGTCGCCACGCATGTCATTGTCGCCTGCGAACCATTGGGTATAGTCATTGATTCCCTGGCGGGCATCATGCGGGGCGTGCGGACCGGGTTTGCCGCGCGGCGTGACATCATTGGAAAATTCGCCTGCCTTGATCTCGCCGAGTGTGGCCGGCAAATCAAGCAGCACCCAGTGAAAGAAGTCGACCCGCGCCAGCGATGCCGGAACCGTGCGATCTTCCTGGTTGACATCATCGCCCTGGCTCGGTACGTCCGGGTCGTGACAGATAAGGGCGAACGAGCGTGTTCCCTCCGGCGCACTACGCCATGCCAAATGCGGGTTGCGATTGCTGCCCAGGCAAACGTGGTGTTCGGGGTCGGGAATACAGAATGCAAACTCACCCGGGATCGGTTGCCCGTCACTGAAGCTGCTGCTGATCAATATCATCGTAAATCTCCTCCTGATTGATTACTCGGCCGCGCTGCGTTTGAAGTCGCGCAGGCGGAAACCTGCGGCCCATAGTGTAGCGAAATAGACGCTTGCACCGAAGCCAACCGAGACGGAAAGACGCAGCAATCGTTCTCCCAGGCTCCAGTTGAGCCAATCAGCCGTTGGGCCGATCACAAACCACAGCGTAGCGCCCATGCTCAGCATGGCAAGAGCGAGTCTGCCGTAGAACAGCAGCCAGCCAGGTTGCGGGGTATAAATGCCGCGCTGGCGAAGGCCACGGTAGAGCAGCGAGGCGTTGAGACTGGCAGCAAGCCCGATCGCGAGGGCCAGGCCGGCATGTTGTAGCCAGCCGATCAAGAGCAGGTTCAGCACTTGCGTAACGAACAGGGTCAGCAGTGCGATCCTGACCGGGGTGCGGATATTCTGCCGAGCATAAAAGCCTGGCGCCAGCACTTTGACCAGAATCAGGCCGAGAAGCCCGACACTGTAGGCAACCAATGCATCGCGCGTCCTGAACACGTCATTGGCGGTGAAAGCTCCATGATGGAACAGCGTGGTAATCAGCGGCACAGCGAGAATGCCGAGTGCCAGAGCAGCCGGCGCCGCCAGCAGAAAGGTTAGCCGCAAACCCCAGTCGAGCAATCGGGAATACTCATCGTGTTGCTCAGCGGCATGGCATTTGGCCAGTGAGGGAAGCAGGATGGTGCCGAGTGCGGCGCCGAGCATGCCTGCAGGAAACTCCATCAGGCGGTCTGCGTAGTAGAGCCAGGAAACGCTGCCGGTACTCAGGAATGAAGCAAAAACGGTGTTCAGCAACAGGCTGACCTGCGCCACGGAAACGCCAAGTACGGCCGGCGCCATCAGGCGGAAAATGCGCCTGACCCCCTCGTCGTGCAGATTGATCGAGAATCGCGGCAGCATGCCAAGACGCCGCAGGCTGGGAATCTGGAAAACGAGTTGCAGGGCGCCACCAAGAAAGACAGCCCAGCCCAGGGCCATGACCGGTGGATCAAAGTAGGGGGTGGC contains:
- a CDS encoding YbhB/YbcL family Raf kinase inhibitor-like protein; the protein is MILISSSFSDGQPIPGEFAFCIPDPEHHVCLGSNRNPHLAWRSAPEGTRSFALICHDPDVPSQGDDVNQEDRTVPASLARVDFFHWVLLDLPATLGEIKAGEFSNDVTPRGKPGPHAPHDARQGINDYTQWFAGDNDMRGDYYGYDGPCPPWNDEIVHRYVFTVFALDVARLDIDGKLTGQQLRAAMQGHILAEASLTGTYTLNPLLNLS
- the murJ gene encoding murein biosynthesis integral membrane protein MurJ, encoding MNLLKTLATVSSMTLLSRILGFVRDFVIARAFGAGALTDAFFVAFKLPNLLRRLFAEGAFSQAFVPVLGQYRNQRSAGETRQLVDRVASLLFLVVLAVTLLGMAGAPVLVYLSAPGFTDDPEKFSLTVKLTRITFPYILFMSLVALTGGILNTWSRFAVPAFTPVLLNVSFILMALLATPYFDPPVMALGWAVFLGGALQLVFQIPSLRRLGMLPRFSINLHDEGVRRIFRLMAPAVLGVSVAQVSLLLNTVFASFLSTGSVSWLYYADRLMEFPAGMLGAALGTILLPSLAKCHAAEQHDEYSRLLDWGLRLTFLLAAPAALALGILAVPLITTLFHHGAFTANDVFRTRDALVAYSVGLLGLILVKVLAPGFYARQNIRTPVRIALLTLFVTQVLNLLLIGWLQHAGLALAIGLAASLNASLLYRGLRQRGIYTPQPGWLLFYGRLALAMLSMGATLWFVIGPTADWLNWSLGERLLRLSVSVGFGASVYFATLWAAGFRLRDFKRSAAE